One stretch of Vulpes lagopus strain Blue_001 chromosome 12, ASM1834538v1, whole genome shotgun sequence DNA includes these proteins:
- the LOC121473208 gene encoding uncharacterized protein LOC121473208, with protein MPFGLLSWDFDQQFRLLGAVGAEALMDTSGTEAGTCPFLGVRWPFAARPEQPWGLLAQGDHTYPVPSHLAGRAPRAAGGGCTLSSFCDLPSLPPMPVSRGSVQGLWPQAQPLDPTGLLAGPAGLLAPLPPRALPAGPQPVPGWSWLKDPPACWQRLALPGPTLEGQGPHSKAGRRKGMGWEALPENPWRQGSLGRHGSVPTVRSLTARVREGVGEVRLPQARCGEPQEPQAPPWPSQLLAPPHPNELRASWSLSARPAVPSRQSWLQAREAGHVTFGPPPSHPVICTWPLGRQKAALRSPGWEPLSATSKGPGVRGRQMLLLKGHITL; from the coding sequence ATGCCCTTTGGCCTCCTATCCTGGGACTTTGATCAGCAATTCCGCTTGCTTGGTGCAGTTGGGGCGGAGGCCCTTATGGATACCTCTGGGACTGAAGCGGGGACATGTCCTTTTCTGGGAGTCAGGTGGCCATTCGCAGCCCGGCCTGAgcagccctgggggctcctggcACAGGGGGACCATACATACCCTGTACCCTCTCATTTAGCAGGGAGAGCTCCCAGGGCCGCAGGAGGAGGCTGCACCCTGTCATCCTTCTGTGATCTTCCCTCCCTACCCCCTATGCCAGTGAGCAGGGGATCAGTGCAGGGTCTCTGGCCCCAAGCTCAACCCTTGGATCCCACCGGTCTCCTGGCAGGACCTGCCGGCCTCTTGGCACCCCTGCCCCCTCGTGCCCTCCCTGCGGGTCCTCAGCCGGTCCCTGGATGGTCCTGGCTGAAGGACCCTCCTGCTTGCTGGCAGCGGCTGGCCTTGCCTGGGCCGACTCTGGAGGGTCAGGGTCCACATTCCAAagctggaaggaggaagggcatGGGGTGGGAGGCGCTTCCTGAAAATCCGTGGAGACAGGGCTCCTTGGGGCGTCACGGGAGTGTCCCCACCGTGCGGAGCCTCACCGCCCGGGTGAGGGAGGGCGTCGGGGAGGTCAGGCTGCCCCAGGCCCGGTGCGgagagccccaggagccccaggctcCTCCTTGGCCCTCCCAGCTGCTGGCTCCTCCGCACCCTAATGAGCTCAGGGCCAGCTGGTCCCTGTCCGCGCGGCCTGCGGTCCCCTCACGGCAGTCGTGGCTGCAGGCCAGGGAGGCCGGCCATGTGACCTTCGGCCCGCCGCCCTCCCACCCTGTGATCTGCACGTGGCCCCTGGGGAGGCAGAAAGCAGCCCTCAGATCTCCCGGCTGGGAACCTCTCAGCGCGACATCAAAGGGGCCTGGGGTGCGGGGGCGGCAGATGCTTCTCTTAAAGGGCCACATCACTCTTTAA